The nucleotide window TTACCAATCTTTTTCCTAACCTACTTCTGCTCCCTCTTCTGCTTCACGTTATTCTTCTGTTCGTTCCTGAAGTGCATCTTCTCTCATAGAAAGACGGTGGTAAGTTGGTGATGTTAGTTCTCTTGCCTTCCCCTTAGCTTTCTTTCCTTTGTTTCTTTTGTCTCATGCTGTTTGCCATCGATCTCTAATTAGAGTAACCAAACAGAGCAATGGTGGCGTTTGTGTCCCGCTATTCTTGGTGGAGGCTCCAGTATATTATTGGGCTTTTGCTCCTTTAGCGGTAGATAAGGTTGATGAATGTTTTTCTTGTCATTTTTCTTTAAAGTGCATGTCTGTGTTTCGAATTTAATATAATAGGACTATAAGCGTTGAATCTTTGTTGGATACGAAAACGTTTACCTGCTGCGTATGCACTGATCGGGGTCGTAAGTACGCGTGCGCTCGCCCTCGCAGCTGCATACCTGCATCTTCTTTAGACATTTTCTTCAAGCTAATTATACATTATCCCATTTAGATAGTTGTACTTAGTTTTTTAactcttatattttcaaaaaatatatattggtaATGTTagttttatcgataaaaatataaaaataaaattttaaaagataattataatattttaattggtAATGACAAATGATGTTGATTGTGATAAATGGCGTCAATGGTAGCAAACGATGATATCGTTGGGAGTCACAAATGGTTGTTGTGAATAAGAAAAACGACGACGAGAGGTGAGGGTCGTTCTACGTCTACATCGACATCAATTCAATTGTCGACGTAGATACAAAGAGGCGTCGCTCAGTAATTACGTCGACACAATTGTTGAGTGACGGAAGGGTCGCTAGTGTAGGTATCAAGTTGTATCGCTCAACAACTACATCGACGTTGACGTATATACAAAGTAACATCGCTCAGCATCTACATCGGTAGCTCTTTCATCACTTGGCAACTACGTCGACATTGACATAAGTGCAAAGCGACGCTACTCAATATCTACATCAATAGCCCTTTAGTCGCTCGACAATTACATCAACATCGATATAAATGTAGAGCGACGGAAGAACTATTCAACAACTACGTCGACGTAGATGCAAAACAACCCTCACCTCTCGGTGTCGCTCTTCTAATCCATAACAATCACTTATGGTCTCCAACGACATCGTCGTCTGTCACCACCGACGCCGTCTGCTACCATCGTTGTCATCTACCATCATCAActagaatgttaaaattatctttttattttttaattttatattttaattaataaaatcgATAACATTATGATAAATTGATCTAACTATTTTAGCTTCGTGTGAATGTAAATTTTTAAAATGTAAGGATGGATCTATATTTAACCTAGATATGCAAGAAATCCTTAGAATTACTTATTAGATGGATAAAGTTTCGGCAAGCATGTCAAATTGAACTTATAATAGTGAGTCGTTGTAGTAGTAGAAAGGAGTATTTTGGTAGCTTGAACGAGTGTGCTAAGATCCATCAATCATTTTTTGCCCTGGAAATCGATGACCTAAGTCCAATTTAATCCATTAGACAGGATGATCTGTTCACGCAGTGAAGGCCGTCCAGATTGAACCTACTTCTGAATTTTAATGTGATCGATGTGACATGTCCAACGATTCTAATACATAAAACCATCATAGCTAAAACATGAGATACGAAAAAAAGCCCCAATAGCACAGTATCCATAATTATCAGACTACCTCACATTGTTATTCTCACCCAACATCAGAGACAAGCCACATTTATGTTTGGTAGTGCGAAGAGGACTtcgatcattatcatcatcatcatcatcattattgtcCCAGTCTGCAAGGAATGTTTAGATGATAATGAAGGCCTCACTGCATAAAAGCCAAGAATGAATTGCCATCAGAAAACAACCAAACAATGGCAGTGGCCATTTCTTCCATCTGGTTGTACCAGGTTTTGGAGGGGAATTACTCAAGCATGTACTTGGAACTTCCAATCCACCCTCCCCAGTATCCATCTCATTAGACTTTGAGGAGGTCTGGATCACAGCAGCCATCAGCTGCTGCACCCCATCTGTGACCGATACTGGCTCCTTCTCCTCCACTCATCATACTTAAATGGGAACAGAAACCTGATGGACTCGGATTATCAACAATGTGGAAATCACTGATATCTTCCCGAGCACACACGCTTGTCACCTCAGATCCTGATGCACTCAATCGACTACTTGCAGAGTTCATTTTTAAGTTGCCAGAGTGCAGAGTCTCAGAGCTCGCTTCAAAATTGGCAGGCTGAGGAGGCATCCATTCTTTCACCTTGCAACCACCATTTCCAACATTACCTTCCTTTTTGGTGTTTAAAAAGCGACCACTGCAGCCCCTCACTCGGTGCATTGCATGAATGTGGCGTGACTCATGCAAGTATGGCTGCAGAAAAGCAAATCTAATTCAGACACTCAATCTGTTCACAGTAAGGAAAATGCCAATCATAATTAATTTATAATCATCTTCTTAACCTGAGAGTCAAAGAGTGTCACAGAGGTTGGCTACCTAATGACACTCAAAGTAACTACAGCATAAAACAAAAAGTTCTCTCTACCAGAACAGATAACCGAAATATATATACTAATTTCCTGCACTTGGTCTCAGTTTGAAACAACACAAACTAGAAAATCCAACCCTATAATACGGAGGATTTTTTTTGTATCGTATGAAATGCATACCTTCCTAACCTTGATCGATTTGTTCTTTTTCTCAGCCTTAGCACGAGCTTTGCGACGACGAAGAATAGcattgaactgttttgcattcACATAGATTGGACCTTGGGTTGCCACAGCCATTGGTAAAAGCATGCGTCCATGCTGTAAAACGAATATGAGAAATTCACAATCACATAATTTTTTATAGTAACTACTGGTTGGGAAAACAGTCACCAAGAATGAACAAGGGAAAAATATGATGTAGCAAATTCACCAAATAATAAATTTGCATTCCTTGATCATTTCATATTTTGACTTCATAACACCATAGAGCCATAATTgattttaaaaagtaaaaaaacaaaaacaaaaatggtAAAAGCTAATTCTTTCTCGGAAAGAGAAACCAACCATTGCTTGAGCTGCATAAGTTGCATATAAGCCATAGAACTGGTCAACATAAGAGTGACTGGTACAAGCCTACACCAGtatcaaaatatattaaaataaccaAGTTACATTGCAGATTGAATTAGCCAACTTCCGAGCAACTATTTTCTCCAAGAAAGTATAGAATGAGAAACCAAAAACTTACCATAGATTGACCAAGTCCTGGCTCGAAACAACCTGGATTTTCACGTAATGATGACTGTAGAGGAAAGGGCACATAGTGTTGCTGAGTCTTCTGCACTTCTCCTAAATCCTTGGGATCTAAAGAAGAAAAACATCAGTTGTTGAGTTCATTTTGTGCGACCATTGGTAGGGAGAAACATTATATGGTCTGAAACTCAGAAGTAACATCTAGATAGCACTGTGGGTTTCTCCACAAATTGGGAGATATAAACATGATATGTTGAGATTCTCTCAGGTGGTAATAATTAAGTGAAGGTTATGCCGCTTTACAATTGTAATTTTCACTTCCAATGCCAACTTATGCACATGTTTACATTCTTGTTAGAAGGATTGCTTGTTATAAGTGATTTCTTTCTCTACTCTTCATTGCGTTGGTAAGTTAAACACTCCATATTAAATcctttaaataattttatgtcCCAGCTTATTCGTTGAGCACTTCAAGAATGAATCTGGTTCTAACACTGTATTTAGTGCATCGCACAGAATTTTTCTCTGACATTGCATCTAATGAATCATAGATATAGTAAGTAGTGTGCAGCATCCACTCCCAAAGTTACATAACAGCAATTTGAGCTAAACTATAATTCCATGATCATAATTGATACTCCAATTGTCAGGATTAGACATTTATGGCCAGCTTAAAATTGTTTTGCTTGCTAGCACCAAGAAGATATTGAAACAAATGAACTAAAATGGAAATAAGTTGTAAGAACTTCCTCTAAAGACAGTGATCATGTAACGGTTGTGATAATAATAAACATATTCTAGTTAACTTATTTTTTCAAAAGCAATGAAGAGCAACTAACTTGTGATGACTGAGTATCTAACTTACAGAGCTCTTCGAAGCATGATGCACATTTTCTTATCCTCGAAACCCCACCAACTTAAGTGTGCAGCAACATCAGGCATTATTACTAAATTCCCAAGGTCAACAAGTAATTGCTTTTTCACCTGCTTCTTGGTATCTCTTTTTGCCTTCTCCAATAGGTTTCGTATTTCTTCATGCTTTGATAAAGAAAGATATCGAATTATCTAAAACAAAATGATGTTTTGACTCAAACTAGTCTTGTACAATTCCTGAAATTTGAGTTCTGAGTCATATTTTCCTATTTTAAGATCTCTTGAATGCTCTATGTCCTTAGTTTCAGTAGCATTTAGAAGCCCAGAAAAAGTTCAATTTGAGTTGCTTTACTAATTAAAAGTCTTCTTTTAGTTCTCAAAGATTCACCTCCATAAAGGAGTTCTACGAAATAATGGATTTTAGTATTTTGCAAGTTATTTTAGTATTAAACTTTCCAAAGCTTGAAAAAAATGCTAGTTCCCTTTCAATCTAACAAAATGTTATCTAAGGAAATTTTGAAGAACGATGAATCGTGTGGCTTCTTTAGTTTGTGGAGTAAATCATACATGATGTGAAGTTAATTACCTAGTTGCAATTCCTGGGAATCTTTTATTGAATTTCGTCAACTTCTTATTTTCCTCTCGAGTTCAATCTCTTTGTCAATTTGTTTTCtgcttatttattaatttttttgtctATCTTGATAAGAATCAAAAGGGCCCGATTAAACCTAAAAAACACTGCTGTAGTATTCAGATCTAAGGTGCCACTACGATACTATTTACATTTTATTCAGATCAAAAGTTCATCTTCAGCTCCTGGATTCTCATATAACTTGAACAACCATTCTTGTTCAAATTCCTAACTCTTGTAACcctaaattatttgaaataaagtTCCAGAAAACTGTCTTTGGTGCTAGATGTTCTAATAAACCTGTTTTCCACCAAGGTTCGCCACTCACTTTGTCCTGTGTCACAAGAAGGTCAAATAACGAAGTTCATTAATGTAGCATCCAACATAAGGTCTTAGGATGACCCTAACAGCCTTATTTTGTGTTTTACCCCAGTTTTAATGAATTAATCATGATGTAGAGTTAAAAATATGTCACCAACGATGGCCATGGTTACGTCACAAGCAAAAAGAATTTACTCAGAAAAGTAGAACTTTAAAACAAAAGGACATTTGAGAACTATAGATTAATAGTTATATCATCGCTAAAATAGTGGTAAGAAACAGGCATGAAAACAAGGAAAACTCAAGTCAGATCAATTGTGAGAACGATGGAACAAAACAGGCATCAAAATAGTGCCTACTTCCGGTAGTGGCATTGCAATAGAATTACCTGGGACTATCGAGAACTTGACTGTACCATTAGTCCCTTCCTCTGGGATTTTGGACTCCGAACCTGGTCGTCGCCTTGTGTCTATAACGTGATTCATTTGTCGTGACACAGCTGTTATCTGGTCATCCCCGTCAGTATGGTCCCTAGACAGAGGCTTCAGCTGGGTAAGAGGATCACCATAGATAAGTTGAGATCCAACCAACCAAGGCACCAGTGTGGCCTGGGGTGTCTCAGATATCACCATCTGGCCAACTCCATGATTCCCAAAGAAACCTGATGTTTGCATAGTGATCGCTCTCCAAATCCCTGAATCATCAGAAATCCGTTCCTCAAACCTATATTCATTCACCGACAGGTCTACCTCCAACTGCTGCTCTCAATTGTGATG belongs to Musa acuminata AAA Group cultivar baxijiao chromosome BXJ3-5, Cavendish_Baxijiao_AAA, whole genome shotgun sequence and includes:
- the LOC135585271 gene encoding nuclear transcription factor Y subunit A-10-like isoform X1, whose amino-acid sequence is MQTSGFFGNHGVGQMVISETPQATLVPWLVGSQLIYGDPLTQLKPLSRDHTDGDDQITAVSRQMNHVIDTRRRPGSESKIPEEGTNGTVKFSIVPDPKDLGEVQKTQQHYVPFPLQSSLRENPGCFEPGLGQSMACTSHSYVDQFYGLYATYAAQAMHGRMLLPMAVATQGPIYVNAKQFNAILRRRKARAKAEKKNKSIKVRKPYLHESRHIHAMHRVRGCSGRFLNTKKEGNVGNGGCKVKEWMPPQPANFEASSETLHSGNLKMNSASSRLSASGSEVTSVCAREDISDFHIVDNPSPSGFCSHLSMMSGGEGASIGHRWGAAADGCCDPDLLKV
- the LOC135585271 gene encoding nuclear transcription factor Y subunit A-10-like isoform X2 is translated as MQTSGFFGNHGVGQMVISETPQATLVPWLVGSQLIYGDPLTQLKPLSRDHTDGDDQITAVSRQMNHVIDTRRRPGSESKIPEEGTNGTVKFSIVPDPKDLGEVQKTQQHYVPFPLQSSLRENPGCFEPGLGQSMACTSHSYVDQFYGLYATYAAQAMHGRMLLPMAVATQGPIYVNAKQFNAILRRRKARAKAEKKNKSIKPYLHESRHIHAMHRVRGCSGRFLNTKKEGNVGNGGCKVKEWMPPQPANFEASSETLHSGNLKMNSASSRLSASGSEVTSVCAREDISDFHIVDNPSPSGFCSHLSMMSGGEGASIGHRWGAAADGCCDPDLLKV